The region aaaaatcacatgttTTACTGaattattatgaatattattattatttgaaaactttattgaattattattattaggaagaTGAACTTAAGCTTGAAGTGAaacaataatgaaataattactGCGTAGATAGATGACAAGAAAAAGAGTTCGCTGTAAACTGTAATGCGCTGTAAATTGTGATTAGCTTAATTGAATAATTAGAAGCCGACAATCAAATATACGGACTGTGATTGATTGATCATTAAACAGACATTAATCAATTGTATACTAACGTTGCCGGCGGCCGACCACGTGAGAGTACTGAGTAGGATAAAGCTAAGCCGCTAAGAGATGAAAATGACCTTCCAATTTTCTACTTTATGCTAAAAttaaatgacattttgatcCCAATATtcataaatcaatttattttactctgctaatactatttttttttaattacgaGAGGCTAAGCCTCATTACTATCGAGCTTTACTAGAAGTGACACTTCCAGCATCGCTCGCAAAAAACTGATCTCTgctaggaaaataaaaaatcaaagtccATCATTCCCGGAAAATCAAGATTGGCAATGAAATCTGCGCACCTGTTTCTTTCTCTCAAGACATGGGTGAAGGAAACATCTTCCAAGCTGTCAGTGAGATAACAGTCATCCACCAAAGTGTGTCAAACCTCGGCCGTGAATCCTAGTCCACAACATAAGCATTAGGCAATAAACATCACATGATATAAAAAAATAGGAAATACTGAGTACTTAATTAGACTCTACCATGTAATATCAACACAATTATTGATCGTGGTTAGCTAGCTTTGAGtatgcaaattatatcgtgcacTCGGGAGTACGATCTACTTTACAAACTGCACACTGATAGAAGTTCACTTTTAACGtattacaagttcatttttaatgaaatatatatttatttttagtgtatcataaattaaaataaatatgtaattctCTAAAGATTAACCCTAATTCATGTTGTTATGTATATCTTAATCAATAGTATAATGATTACTTTGAATCATATGGAGTAAAGTATACGGCACTGCTTTAAGTGAACAACAGTACAAATCCATCCCCTGGCTATGTCAATGGTACTTGGCATTTGGGAATAAGTCTATTCACATCAATAATTTAATGGCACCTTAAAAAAGGTGTAAACTAAGAATTAATATATTCTATCCGTctcatttgatttatttgattcgATTAATAAggtttgattgaagttatttttaatttatttttttataatattaaatttagtattagtatataaaatttatatatttagaaaatacatcaaaacattattaaacaaaaaagaaagaactagtttaactaatgaatagtaaatatgataaGTAAAATGTGATAGAggtttattagtcaattttaagATATTAAAGTAGGTATGACTAATATTTATGGGCGAATTCTATAATTAGCATATAACTTAAggacaaaaaatacaatttttcctaatatttattttgacatAGTCAATCTTAGTGGTAAATGATTGTGGAACAAATTTAGTCAGTCAAATCAGCAAAATCTCATTTTTGCTCATTCTTGTTCAACtctttcatatcaaagttgATTTATTGTTAAATGTAGTGTCAACAAATTGATCCCTTTCACAAGTCTCTTCTTTGGtccacaataaaaataaaatcctctcCTCTTTATAAATTTGGCATTTTTTGGGGTACATACAATCTAGAAACAAAGACTATATACCAAGATTAAAGCATGCCATCAATCCTAAATAGaactaataatgaaatttataaagaaaattacATATTTCAAGAATCGAACTTAAGTAATCTTatgataacaataatttttactaACGCATAATAAATGATTAAGTAATTAAAAACGTTTCAAGAGATGATGACAAGCCAGGTTGGAATAATGCAAATTTTCAATGCCTTGTTAGGGGTGAacaattatactatggactcgAATTTATCTTGCAAGTTGAATTTCAgtttaaaatacatattttacatgctaaatgttcacaatttgaattgtgaatatttagtatctaacttgtgtatataaattatgaatatttagtatatagATTGTTAACATTATATcgagtccacataataatttggtAGTGTATGTTGTGTGGTACATCTTTCAAATATGTATTGGATCACATGATCCTTAATTTGTTATAGTTTTAGAAATCTTTAATTAAGCCCAAATGTGTTAATTAgtattaattagtatatatcACTATGGGCCATTTGCCATGCAGCAAGTGTAATGAGTAGATATAACTGCAATTCAGTCGCtatattgtggaccgtggtccaaaaatgacattgtttctttaaataaagaaaCGGCTGTCGTCACATTTTAAAGGAGCTCcataaatgaaattacagtttatctcaaatgatactgcatcacatttgcttttatattatcaaatgaagttgtagttatatcgaaatgaaattgtagttgtgttgaaaggaaatgcagtgcatataaaatgaaactgaataacaagttcacatatttgagtgtatattgtccaatgaaattgtagttatatcgaaatgatactgtagttgtgttataatgaaactatagtgtatataaaatgaaactaaataacaatttcacatatttaagtgtataatgttgaatgaaattgtagttatattgaaatgaaattgtagttgtgttgaaagaaaactgcagtgtatataaaatgaaaatgaaactgaataacagtttcacatatttgagtgtatattgtccaatgaaactgtagttatatcgaaatgatactgtagttgtgttgtaatgaaactatagtgtatataaaatgaaattgaataatagtttcacatatttgagtgtataatgttgaatgaaattgtagtttttttgaaaacaaatgaaattgtagttgtgttgaaatgaaactgtaatgtACATACAATGCAATTGAATATGTTACACTaatatgaaattgtagttgtgttgaaatgaaactgcaatgTACATACAATGCAATTGAATATATTACACTAATATAGAACTACTTTACTCCTAACGGCACGGACAAATGTTGTTTCTTTGCAAAAGAGTAAAATATTACCACCTTGACGCCATAAACTCAGGGTAACAAGATAGTAAATCCATAGTTATCAACATCCATTAATTTTAGACTAAATATACATGTTTTATTCAGAAAGTGAATTTTTCATCATTATTGCATTTTTGTTTGCAAAACAAAAGGCTTATTGTGATAATGAAATGGATGGGGCTAGATACTTTTCAGGACAATACAAGAACTATATTCCACTTTCGATCACTTTTTTCaagacatataaaatatagCTAACATGTTTACAATTTGAACTATAAGTTATAGTTcactaaaaatattttgaaaaatagctTCATGAAAAGTTTAGTCttttatgtgtatttttttttaagtactactgactctgttacaatgtaatatctgttcatacctactttctcaacctactgaaatacaaagagtcaacagttgcctccactgaagctccatgtgggagtgtaaactaggacaccgggtgtcactagaccacaaggtcattgacaagtgtattttatatatatatatatctaaatataaatctaaacgaTGGATCCTTAATTTGTTGTtgctattaatattattaactttttaaatcTCTTCATCTCTTATCCATGTTAGTTAGTTCACACCTTACATAACATGTAACACGTAATCTAATGTTTGTAgattataatttgtaatttctttttttttttcaaattatttttttcttgaaaaaaatctctatttttaaaaaattatttccacTTAAATTGCTTTTGGTTGGAATgcaattaatattaattcataGTTTTGAGGAAAATTAGAGTAAGTTGAGAAATAAGAAAGGGCAAGCATGTATGGAAACGAAGAGTAGAAAATAGAGGAAGGAGGAAAGCggagaaagacaaaagaaaTTGGGTGAATCTTGAAGAAGAGAGAGGAGGGCAAAGATGCGAAACAGTGGGAGAGAAGAAGTGAAATTTTTAGCGCATAgattttgtcttcttcttctgcttctCCTCTTCGCGTGCCGTTCTTCACCAGTTCTTGCTCAATTGGATCAGGTTCTTCCCACAATTCAATTCTTTatcacttaattttgttttattgatGACTTCTCTGTGAATTTTCCTCTGCAATTTAATTATGGGAATGTCTGTGAATATTTCTTAAATTCAATTTCGATTATAATCCACTTGGGTTTGTTTGTCTGTATGcgtatgaatttttattttcaaaattgattCTTGAGTCAATGGAGCAGCTCAATAGCCCTTATTAAGTGATTAGTTGGGGAAGGAGTGGGGAAGAACCTATCATTTGTCATTAAGATTTCATTTCTGATATTATCATCCCATAAAGAGCCTTGTTCACTTAAATTCTTGATTTTGATTCCATCACCAGACACCCAATTGAAGATTCAGTGATAcacctttttgtttttttgggtgatgaagGAACCCCGTAAGGCCATAGCCTGGTGCACTCGGTAAACCTTGCCTTGTGGTCCTAGCCGGtaaaggaggtaaaccagcatAGGTTACCTGACCGGTTCAAACTGAGAATACCAATAGGCTACTCCCATTGAGAGTAGAACTTgtaatctttttgttttttttttgttttgttttgttttttttttttttttaatttctggTTAAGtcttaaagattttttttttaatttttttttttttggtttcttgAATCCGGCATTCCTGCATATGAAGCTTGTCTTTTTTTGGGTGTCATGCATAATTATTTAGTTCTGAAGTTTTGGTTTTATTGTGGTGCAGGAGGTAGAGGAATTCTCATCAAGGTAAGATTCTGTGGTTTTAATGTCTTGTTTTCTGTTAATGTAGTGCCATGCTGCTATATGTACTTTGGACTTTTGAAGATGAAATTCAATATGAAATGGTATCCATTAAGAAGCCTAATATTCAAAAGCTGGGAATTAGTCATAAGGCAAGAAATATTCTGTTTCCTTTGCTATCGATAGGTAGAGTTGGTTTCCGGTAGGGAGAGAGAAGGGTTTCATTTTAGGCCATAAAACCTTAGCTATGTAAGATAAATACTTAAAAATTGTCTGATTTGATGCTTGCTTAGAATTCTTGACCAAGAGCAGTCAGGTGTTCACGAAGTTCATTGCTCCAGAGAGAGAAGTCGAGTTGCATGGAAAGTTATACAGGAGGTATGTGCAAATCAACCTTGCAAAAAGATGATTTCTGTATGTTTGTTTTAATTAACAGAGTGAAACTCGATTTTGGGTACTTTGCAGTATTTGACGCCATTCCTGGAACAAGAAAAGTATGAGCTTTCAACGAAATGTAGACTTCATCCTAGTAATGACATTTTCAGAGATCAGGAGGAGCACAAGATTCATGTGGATATAAATGAATGGCGCTGTGGATTCTGCAAAAAAAGTTTCCGAGCTGAAAAATTTCTCGATCAGCATTTTGACAGCAGACATTCTAATCTTCTAAATGTTGTAAGTACTTTtttgaaagagaaaaaagaaattatatagtTCATAATTTATTGTTGGAGCTGAGGTTTGCACCGTTTGCTACCATAGCACCAAGCCCTGCCCCACTGCTCGTGGCTGTACAATCAACTTGTATCATAGTTTTGTGTAATTAGAACTTAGGAAGAAGTATTAAATAGGTCACTAAACTTATCGTTTctgtgcaattgggtcattgaatttaaaaagtgtgcaattaaaccattaaacaagtataatatgtgcaattaggacatttttacaatttttttccggTTGAATCTAATCATATTACTTACATGGTATGTACTAAGAATTGTCATTTCCTCTACCATACTAATTAGGatgaaagattgaaatgttttcaatttaaattgcattaaaagaaatcataaaaatGCCCCAACTGCACACATTTTGCTTGTTTGTTCGTACGATTGCACACTTTTAAGTTTAGTgtcccaattgcacaaaaacaatAAGTTCAACAACCTATTTGATACTTGTTTTTATAACTTATCATACTTTTTCATACAGTGCCATGGTTGTACTATTGATTTACATTAATATTCCTACATTGGTGTGGATGTAATATTGATATGCTCTCATTGATCTCAGAGTCATAGCAAGTGCTTGGCCGATTTGTGTGGAGCACTGCATTGTGACGTTTTGGATGAGTCAAAATCTCGGAAGACCAAATGCAATCCTGCGGCTGCTGCAAGGAATCGTCATTTATGTGAGGTTGTCCTGCACTTCAACCAAGTTTTGCTTTGAGGTTACTTTGTTAATACTTCCCTTCTTCTATACAGAGTCTTGCAAACAGCTGTTTTCCCGTTAACCAGGGTCCAAAAGCAAGTCGTCTTCATGGTACCGTGTCCCACTCCATAAAGGCTAGAATATAAAAACTGCTGATTGTTGGTTTTAGTAACTTTTTATGTGTTTTCCTTTGTAGAGTTGTTTTTGCACCAATTCTGTGATGCCCATTCTTGCTCAGGTGGGAAAAAACTTTTTCCTAAAGGAGGCAGGGTAAGGATTCATTTTAGTGCATGGTCCTAAGTGAGGACTGATCATAGCCGTCCATCAGGTTCATCAATGGTCTAGGATTTTAGTTTCAAAAAAATACAAGGTCAATtgtataattattgcaaacttgaaagtttgcaatatttataaaattgacccacCCCTTTCCTCATTAATTTTCAGCAACCTTCGACATTGATTTACTAAAATGGATGGATCAGATTAGTCCTCACTTTTTACATGGAAGCATGTTCTTCCAATTTCAAGTTTGTGATGGAGAAATAAGTATTTATATCTTTTTACTGTTAaaagttactccgtattaattttaGCACAGGTAGAACTATGGAAACATAATCCATTATCCTCAATGGTTTCTTATGTATTTTAGAATAAATTAGATATTTCCATATCTTCTACTGATCCaatatattgattgatttactttttttttttttttttacagaaacATACAAATAGGTTCTACTTGGCAGCTTCAGTATTAACATTGATGCTGCTCCCGATATTCTACCTAATTGTTTATCTCTATCAAAGGTGCCATTTCCAGCCTCTAAATATTTCCATCTTCATGAAATGTTACCGTGTGTATGAAATGTCATGTTTATGCTGCAGAGAAATGAGAGGGGGAACACAGGATCTTAAGCGCATCacaaaagttggaaaaaaagcAAAGCCTACATAGTGGTACGTAGAAAACAATGTGCTTGGGAAATACACCAAAACCatgttaaatgtttaatttttcaagATTCTCATGGTATTTGATACACCAAAACCACCGTAAAACCTGGTTCTTGCGAAACTTCATTGGGATATCATTCCCTTTGCAATCCCCTATCATCTTAGTTCAACACGGATGACGGATCCTGTGAGCAATGACTAGAAACTTCCCGCATGAGAATCTTGGTTGAATAATATGCCCACATGAAACTTTGTTCCTTAATACTCTGTCTGCATCTAAGTAGATAACATTGAGCCAGCCAAACCTTGCTGTGCTTATGGCATTTGCTGCCCAAATGTACTGACATGGCAGTTTCATCTTTCCCTTTGTTTTCAGGCCAATCTTTTGGTTGTTGCAACCTGAACAGTCAGTGGATTATATTAACACAGCTCGGATTTCTTTGACCATGGTTCAACATTGAAGGTTCATCTCGGGCATCTTGGGATTAAATGATCTTATGGAGAAGTGGGGCTCAAATTACCATGGATTTTGTTGTAACATTTCTATAAACATCCAAGTAACAATTTTGCTTGAGATATTACAAATGAGCTTATGGTGATCTCTCCATAGGCTAATTCTTTTGTGCCTGTGCATGTTGCACTAGTGAGGActcacatgtattgtaatattcacaatttatacatATACCATCATGTCAAAAATAAGAGTATGGGCTAGTTTCCTTACAAGTTCTCTTCTGCATGCTGATTCCTGAGGCAGCTATGCTGTCAAAAGAAAATTTAAGCATATTCTAATCAGAATTTTTTATGATTGGTTTGATTACATAATCTACTAATCATATTATGTCACATCAAAGTATAATCAACTAATCACAGCATGTcacatcaaggtataattaactaattagAGGAtgttacatcaaaatataatcaattaatcaCAATATTTCCATCAAAGtataatcaaattaatcataGTATGTCACATTAAAGTTTTTTACTTTTCGGAGTACCTGTAGTATTACTCTCCAAAAAGACTAGAAGCGTTCAGTCTGGAGATATAGCACGAAATGCGAGAGATATCAACTCATTGGATAGTAAAAAACCATCAGGGTCACTGAGACGAATGAAAGCAAGTTTGTCTTTGATCTTGCACTCATCAGTTAACAAAGTACTGAATTCATCTGCTGTAATGTTTCTCCTCTGCTCATCCAAGCACAGTATATGGCCACTTTCCATATATGGTTTATAGACATCACAAAGAGAGAGAACAGTTGAGCTACCAAAAGATTCACCAAAAGACTTCAAATCCAAACCCCTTGCAGTTCTCAGAGAGAGCATGACAACATCCATGGCTATGTCCTGAGCATCCACATTATTGTTCCCAAAGCAATTTACTGTTCCATCCTCTAAACTCTGCACATATCCTGTGTAGTCTTTGAGCTTCCTTGGCCTGGAAAACCTTGATCCATTGAGGAAACTGGCTGCCCCGAGTCCAAAAGCATAGAAAGGTTTGTTTTCCCAATATGTAAAGTTGTGCTTGCACTGGTAACCAGTCTTGCAGTAGCTACTGATCTCATAATGCTCAAAACCAGCTTCAGATAGCATCTTAGAAGCCATTCTATAAAACTCGGCAGATTGGTTTTCAGAAGGCAAGGGGAACTCTCCAGGAGTATACCTGCAAAAGCAAAACTTTAATGCATGAAATTCACATTCTGAGAAACACACTAACACACTCAAACCCCGGCTGATGGTTCCTCATTACAAACTGGTTATACTAAGTTATTATTTGCATGGTTTTGATCAACTTTACTTTTTTGATGAACAAAGGAAAGATCAAAGAACTATTTACCCTTTCTAATAAATGGCCTTAATTCAACATTTTCAGTTACTTAAAGAACAAATTTAGATCTTCTTGCCCAAAAGGCGAAATCCCTCTCCCTGAGGCCGTCCAACAGGATTGTGGAAGGGTAAATCACAGTGATAAACGGCCCATTAGGTGGGAGGATTAGTGCCTAGTGCGCGGAGGCACCTCACAAGAGAGTGAAACTCCCACAATGTGGCTGCCAGGGTTAATGGAGATCTTCTTCATTGATGGAAGAAGCTCTTTAGTATTCAGAACTATATGATCAAATTTTCAGATTAAAGAGAGGCAATTCATAATAGTGGAATAAATATTAGTCTTAGCTAGTCATGAAACTCACAGTATCCCAAATTTGGTGCCTTGTTCAACTTGTAAATCATATACTGAAACATGAGTAGGCTGCATTTCAATGGTGCGCCTCAAGCTTTCTTCCCACATTTGTGGTGTCTGATGCGGAAGAGAAGATATGAGATCCATGCTCCAATTCTCAACCCCGCATAACCCAACAATCTCTATAGCCTCATGAACCTCCTTCAAACCGTGAGCTCTACCACAAGCTTTCAGCAGCTCCTCCTGAAAGGCCTGAACTCCCAAAGACACTCTGTTCACTCCCAATTTCATCATCTCCTTCAATTTCACAGCGTCAAATGTTCCCGGGTCCATCTCCATTGATATTTCAGCCCCGAAACACAACCCGAATTCTGAA is a window of Ipomoea triloba cultivar NCNSP0323 chromosome 11, ASM357664v1 DNA encoding:
- the LOC115997370 gene encoding uncharacterized protein LOC115997370, which gives rise to MRNSGREEVKFLAHRFCLLLLLLLFACRSSPVLAQLDQEVEEFSSRILDQEQSGVHEVHCSRERSRVAWKVIQEYLTPFLEQEKYELSTKCRLHPSNDIFRDQEEHKIHVDINEWRCGFCKKSFRAEKFLDQHFDSRHSNLLNVSHSKCLADLCGALHCDVLDESKSRKTKCNPAAAARNRHLCESLANSCFPVNQGPKASRLHELFLHQFCDAHSCSGGKKLFPKGGRKHTNRFYLAASVLTLMLLPIFYLIVYLYQREMRGGTQDLKRITKVGKKAKPT
- the LOC115997369 gene encoding uncharacterized protein LOC115997369, which encodes MLRSAFTTFPSSTKPPMLARTIINAVTKSPETVRRNASIDFPNLHKLPPTSAYVHLPFCRKRCHYCDFPILALGASSSHGPDDDPRIADYVELICREIRATQVNSNTNSPLETVFFGGGTPSLVPPRLVSLVLDALNSEFGLCFGAEISMEMDPGTFDAVKLKEMMKLGVNRVSLGVQAFQEELLKACGRAHGLKEVHEAIEIVGLCGVENWSMDLISSLPHQTPQMWEESLRRTIEMQPTHVSVYDLQVEQGTKFGILYTPGEFPLPSENQSAEFYRMASKMLSEAGFEHYEISSYCKTGYQCKHNFTYWENKPFYAFGLGAASFLNGSRFSRPRKLKDYTGYVQSLEDGTVNCFGNNNVDAQDIAMDVVMLSLRTARGLDLKSFGESFGSSTVLSLCDVYKPYMESGHILCLDEQRRNITADEFSTLLTDECKIKDKLAFIRLSDPDGFLLSNELISLAFRAISPD